From Choloepus didactylus isolate mChoDid1 chromosome 19, mChoDid1.pri, whole genome shotgun sequence, one genomic window encodes:
- the LOC119515239 gene encoding NUT family member 2G-like codes for MVKEYSPSPNDSKRRALHALERLQDKRRVPESPVISERARQCAHACGARPCGDEVLGRGLWERREMEPEEEAVRFLGKQATRQQWSVSTPVVVTSEGASPLLTPDMTMYPGASLHHFITQPVPTPIPGPPHPPIRGHYPHPIFNPSLPPGNAQVLPAFPRALLVTGDGGPVNSAPGADKFILQVRKQGGPAETPQTQSVILPQSPHISSANGILCGGVNHPPPGNLRPSALQPIIPAMTLRGTKPGNGGWSPGFPPQAPPPVTLLATNVHSGNALPRTQGASGEGGVASAQSTPSLDDSCNPKSVYENFRCWQRFKSLAQRYFHLSPDAEALSCFLIPVLRSLARRKPTMSLEEGLHRAVQEWQRTSNFDQMIYYEMARKFKEFETEEEGQIEILQKMTGPQGPLRTAPPKLHPLVQKGNVEGQQPVSIPKKAGPKAQFPRQRQKRHQETQKMKAPKEIPAEAVKEYINIMDGLVGTLDSAPETDGKWDTEEHEQQQEEDGTYADPDLLAYIDKLCAEEDFVTKVEAVINPKFLQELLSPGEDIDFLALIEELQKEEGLTPTQLAEKRLPAFRDGEGAEASPTPAIPKLDTVPPTTHFTNGPEIRNDHNHRRENKISIEGTPQNGRADNSMALPENLVVSQRSEKSSNILTKRVTYPKQQQRGSGPTMGSRYEDILQESSAGSTPSWPEASCSREKDEELQSLAFLLAPRCCIFPWDLSMCCFSPGAVQSSKPQKRRCEPSLSHGKKQRCI; via the exons ATGGTCAAAGAATATTCCCCCTCCCCCAACGACAGTAAGCGACGCGCCCTTCACGCT CTGGAGCGGTTGCAGGACAAGAGGCGCGTGCCGGAAAGCCCGGTCATTAGCGAGCGTGCGCGCCAGTGTGCGCATGCGTGCGGGGCCAGGCCCTGTGGGGACGAGGTTCTGGGGAGGGGCCTGTGGGAAAGGCGGGAAATGGAACCTGAGGAAGAGGCTGTGAGGTTTCTTGGGAAACAG GCTACCAGACAGCAGTGGTCAGTGTCCACGCCTGTGGTGGTGACATCAGAAGGAG CATCTCCATTGCTCACACCGGACATGACCATGTATCCTGGAGCCTCCCTACATCATTTCATTACACAACCAGTTCCCACACCAATACCTGGTCCACCACACCCACCTATCAGGGGACATTACCCACACCCTATTTTCAATCCATCACTTCCTCCTGGAAACGCTCAGGTGCTGCCTGCTTTCCCTAGAGCACTGTTGGTGACAGGAGATGGAGGCCCTGTCAACAGTGCACCTGGAGCTGACAAATTCATTCTCCAAGTCAGGAAACAAGGAGGACCAGCTGAGACCCCTCAAACTCAGTCTGTTATCCTTCCTCAGTCACCCCACATTTCAAGTGCCAATGGGATCCTCTGTGGGGGTGTTAATCATCCCCCTCCAGGGAACTTGAGACCCTCTGCTCTGCAGCCCATTATACCTGCCATGACTCTCAGGGGCACTAAGCCTGGTAATGGGGGCTGGTCTCCAGGCTTTCCTCCTCAAGCTCCACCACCAGTCACCCTGCTGGCCACCAATGTTCATTCAGGGAATGCTTTGCCCAGGACACAGGGGGCCTCAGGGGAGGGAGGTGTGGCCTCTGCCCAATCGACACCTTCACTGGATGACTCCTGCAACCCCAAGAGCGTTTATGAGAACTTCCGCTGTTGGCAGCGCTTCAAGTCCCTAGCCCAGAGGTACTTTCACTTGAGTCCTGATGCTGAAGCTCTCTCCTGCTTTCTCAT CCCAGTGCTTCGATCTCTGGCCCGGCGCAAGCCCACCATGAGCCTGGAGGAGGGACTTCACAGAGCTGTGCAGGAATGGCAGCGGACAAGCAATTTTGACCAGATGATCTACTATGAGATGGCAAGAAA ATTCAAGGAGTTTGAGACTGAGGAAGAGGGACAAATTGAGATCTTACAGAAGATGACTGGTCCTCAGGGCCCATTAAGAACAGCCCCTCCAAAGCTTCATCCCTTGGTGCAAAAAGGCAACGTGGAAGGCCAGCAGCCAG TGTCCATTCCAAAGAAAGCAGGACCCAAAGCACAGTTTCCGAGACAGCGGCAAAAGAGACACCAGGAGACACAGAAAATGAAGGCACCCAAGGAGATCCCAGCTGAAGCTGTTAAAGAATACATTAACATCATGGATGGGCTGGTAGGGACTTTGGACTCAGCCCCTGAGACAGATGGCAAATGGGACACAGAAGAAcatgagcagcagcaagaagaggATGGGACTTATGCCGACCCAGATCTCCTCGCATACATTGACAAGCTATGTGCTGAGGAAGATTTTGTTACCAAG GTGGAGGCAGTCATTAACCCCAAGTTCCTACAAGAATTGCTTTCCCCAGGAGAAGATATAGATTTTCTTGCCCTAATAGAGGAGCTGCAAAAAGAGGAAGGACTTACTCCCACTCAG CTTGCTGAGAAACGCCTCCCGGCCTTCAGAGATGGAGAGGGTGCAGAAGCATCCCCAACTCCTGCCATACCAAAATTGGACACAGTTCCTCCCACAACACACTTTACCAATGGTCCAGAGATCAGAAATGACCATAACCACCGTCGTGAGAATAAAATCAGTATTGAAGGCACACCTCAGAATGGCAGAGCAGATAACAGCATGGCCCTCCCTGAAAATCTTGTTGTCTCTCAGAGGAGTGAAAAGTCCTCCAATATTCTAACTAAACGAGTCACCTATCCTAAGCAACAACAAAGAGGCAGTGGCCCTACAATGGGAAGCAGGTATGAGGACATTCTGCAAGAATCATCGGCAGGAAGCACACCATCCTGGCCAGAAGCCAGTTGCAGTAGAGAAAAGGATGAGGAGCTCCAAAGCCTTGCCTTCCTCTTGGCTCCACGATGTTGCATATTTCCATGGGATCTTTCCATGTGCTGCTTCTCTCCTGGTGCAGTTCAGTCCTCAAAGCCTCAAAAAAGAAGATGTGAGCCTTCCCTGTCTCATGGAAAGAAGCAGCGCTGTATTTAA